One window from the genome of Actinoplanes teichomyceticus ATCC 31121 encodes:
- the fxsT gene encoding FxSxx-COOH system tetratricopeptide repeat protein, protein MPIRGGLPPRNPRFVGREELLTRVRGLLGNGPVVLLPSPDHQLGGTGRTQLAVEYAYRHADAYELVWWIPAEQSAGMRAALAGLAQKLGLPEARDLNRTLGAVRDALSRGEPYRHWLVVFENANRPEDIMPYLPSGAGHVLVTSRNPRWTAEVAQVLPVPVFDRSDAVDLLRGRVTELSAADADRLADRLGDVPIALDLAAAVRAATGWPVDEYLDRYDRRAAELAFPTPIRVAWGLAAEALDRAAPADRVLLELCTFLASAPISWQLLWAARTLPLEEEVARTVRVERRLRAAMRRIARFGLAGLDPSGERLTVHPLIRGMFGQELSSQRHAGLLRTVRGMLAAADPGDPDNPAGWYRYAELAPHLIHSDLLGGEAEEARQLVINCIRFHYARGDYDSSRELAGAAVTRWRDALGESAEQTLLASFHLANALRAVGRTAEARNLNLHTLRTQREVFGADDEATLATANSVGGDLRMQGHFGQARQLDADNLVRYRRLFGESFPTALRCANNLGIDLRLLGDFRGARALDEQTLRHRQAVLLDGHPETWASRAALAYDLFGLGDYAGVAAVLAGHAEHVAEDHPFALWAGRLTAMAAHRRGLPEARELAAATLAACRQRFGDLSVDTLATAVSSANCARAAGDLAGAHELLERAVIRLHAVLGDEHPFTLAASAGLAGVVRAAGRHADARTIDEEVLGGLRRSVGADHPFTLSCANGLAADLFAAGEAQRARELAADTLRRSRVVRGADHPDTAACAWNLALTDGDRAARQQALAALAKAYGDGHPVFRATAAGQRLETDIDLPPL, encoded by the coding sequence GTGCCGATCCGTGGCGGTCTGCCGCCGCGCAACCCCCGCTTCGTGGGCCGGGAGGAACTGCTCACCCGCGTGCGCGGTCTGCTCGGCAACGGTCCGGTGGTGCTGCTGCCGAGCCCGGACCACCAGCTCGGCGGTACCGGTCGTACCCAGTTGGCGGTGGAGTATGCCTACCGCCACGCGGACGCCTACGAGCTGGTCTGGTGGATCCCGGCGGAGCAGAGCGCGGGGATGCGGGCGGCGCTGGCCGGGCTCGCCCAGAAGCTCGGCCTGCCCGAGGCCCGCGACCTCAACCGCACCCTGGGCGCGGTCCGTGACGCGCTGAGCCGGGGCGAGCCGTACCGGCACTGGCTGGTCGTCTTCGAGAACGCCAACCGGCCCGAGGACATCATGCCGTACCTGCCGTCCGGCGCCGGGCACGTGCTGGTGACCAGCCGTAACCCGCGCTGGACCGCCGAGGTGGCGCAGGTGCTGCCGGTGCCGGTGTTCGACCGCTCGGACGCCGTCGACCTGCTCCGCGGCCGGGTCACCGAGCTGTCCGCGGCGGACGCCGACCGGCTCGCCGACCGGCTCGGCGACGTGCCCATCGCGCTGGACCTGGCGGCCGCCGTACGCGCCGCCACCGGCTGGCCCGTCGACGAATACCTCGACCGGTACGACCGGCGCGCCGCCGAGCTGGCCTTCCCCACCCCGATCCGGGTCGCCTGGGGGCTGGCCGCCGAGGCCCTCGACCGCGCCGCCCCGGCCGACCGGGTGCTGCTCGAACTCTGCACCTTCCTGGCCAGCGCCCCGATCTCCTGGCAGCTGCTCTGGGCGGCACGCACCCTGCCGCTGGAGGAGGAGGTGGCCCGCACCGTCCGGGTGGAGCGCCGGCTGCGGGCCGCGATGCGGCGGATCGCCCGGTTCGGGCTGGCCGGGCTGGACCCCTCCGGCGAGCGGCTCACCGTGCACCCGCTGATCCGCGGCATGTTCGGCCAGGAGCTCAGCTCCCAGCGGCACGCCGGGCTGTTGCGGACGGTGCGCGGGATGCTGGCCGCCGCCGACCCGGGCGACCCGGACAACCCGGCCGGCTGGTACCGCTACGCCGAGCTGGCGCCGCACCTGATCCACTCCGACCTGCTCGGCGGGGAGGCCGAGGAGGCGCGCCAGCTGGTGATCAACTGCATCCGGTTCCACTACGCCCGCGGCGACTACGACTCCAGCCGCGAACTGGCCGGCGCCGCGGTGACCCGCTGGCGTGACGCGCTGGGCGAGTCCGCCGAGCAGACCCTGCTCGCCTCGTTCCATCTGGCCAACGCGCTGCGGGCGGTGGGCCGTACGGCCGAGGCCCGGAACCTGAACCTGCACACCCTGCGCACCCAGCGGGAGGTGTTCGGCGCCGACGACGAGGCCACCCTGGCCACCGCCAACAGCGTCGGCGGCGACCTGCGGATGCAGGGCCACTTCGGCCAGGCCCGGCAGCTGGACGCGGACAACCTGGTGCGGTACCGGCGGCTGTTCGGCGAGAGCTTCCCGACCGCGCTGCGCTGCGCCAACAACCTCGGCATCGACCTGCGCCTGCTCGGCGACTTCCGGGGCGCCCGGGCGCTGGACGAGCAGACCCTGCGGCACCGGCAGGCGGTCCTCCTCGACGGGCACCCGGAGACGTGGGCGTCGCGGGCCGCGCTCGCCTACGACCTGTTCGGGCTCGGCGACTACGCCGGGGTCGCCGCCGTGCTCGCCGGGCACGCCGAGCACGTCGCCGAGGATCACCCGTTCGCGCTCTGGGCCGGCCGGCTGACCGCGATGGCCGCGCACCGCCGCGGGCTGCCCGAGGCCCGTGAGCTGGCCGCCGCCACCCTGGCGGCGTGCCGGCAGCGGTTCGGCGACCTGAGCGTCGACACCCTGGCCACCGCCGTCTCGTCGGCCAACTGCGCCCGCGCCGCCGGTGACCTGGCCGGCGCGCACGAGCTGCTGGAGCGCGCGGTGATCCGGCTGCACGCGGTGCTCGGCGACGAGCACCCGTTCACCCTGGCCGCCTCGGCGGGCCTGGCCGGGGTGGTGCGCGCGGCCGGCCGGCACGCCGACGCCCGCACCATCGACGAGGAGGTGCTCGGCGGTCTGCGGCGCAGCGTCGGCGCCGATCATCCGTTCACGCTCAGCTGCGCCAACGGGCTGGCCGCGGACCTGTTCGCGGCCGGTGAGGCGCAGCGGGCCCGGGAACTGGCCGCGGACACCCTGCGCCGGTCCCGGGTGGTCCGCGGCGCCGACCATCCGGACACCGCCGCCTGCGCGTGGAACCTGGCGCTCACCGACGGCGACCGGGCGGCCCGTCAGCAGGCGCTGGCCGCGCTGGCCAAGGCGTACGGCGACGGCCACCCGGTGTTCCGGGCGACCGCCGCCGGGCAGCGGCTGGAGACCGACATCGATCTGCCGCCGCTGTGA
- a CDS encoding putative bifunctional diguanylate cyclase/phosphodiesterase translates to MARRALLDRMRRVVDDGIVLASLVLLVWPADAADVTWTARLVPLAAALCLGLAMLLVVPERPILRFAPTAAALAVSGIRHVQGELAAGAIWLLLGMAVAVLFRRWAGAGSDGALIRDLSTQRALLARQAYRDPLTGVGNRRMFLERAGHELAEASRTMTAVIVVDLDGFRELNETHGHEIGDDLLRAAAERLAANVRANDTVARLDGDEFVVLLPGLEDEQAAVAVAERVLTEMHRPLEFDGVTMSVRASAGVAITAGGGIDAVLREADQALHRAKLDGGGTVRRFDPELFALEEQRRKAEGDILRALDVGEFEVHYQPIVDLDGEHTVGVEALVRWRHPERGLVPPGVFLDMAESLGLLPRLGGWVLEEACRQAVNWQRQFPGFEMNVNLSASQLTNPHLVAEVRAILERTGLDPEHLVLELTESVALTDLVESARVLSELKSLGVRIALDDFGTGFSSLSHLSALPVDVVKIDRSFVQAMPDSGGASVAEAVLHIARTFNLAPVAEGVEDAAQAEWLRELACSRAQGYHFARPMPALGVTELLDRQADRDICA, encoded by the coding sequence GTGGCTCGCAGAGCACTGTTGGACCGGATGCGGCGCGTCGTCGACGACGGCATCGTGCTGGCTTCGCTGGTACTGCTGGTGTGGCCGGCGGATGCCGCGGACGTGACCTGGACGGCCCGGCTCGTGCCGCTGGCCGCGGCGCTCTGTCTCGGCCTGGCGATGCTGCTGGTCGTGCCGGAGCGGCCGATCCTGCGGTTCGCGCCGACCGCCGCGGCGCTGGCCGTCAGCGGCATCCGGCACGTGCAGGGTGAGTTGGCGGCCGGCGCGATCTGGCTGCTGCTCGGCATGGCCGTCGCGGTGCTGTTCCGGCGCTGGGCCGGGGCCGGCTCGGACGGGGCGCTGATCCGCGACCTGAGCACCCAGCGCGCGCTGCTGGCCCGGCAGGCGTACCGGGACCCGCTGACCGGGGTCGGCAACCGCCGCATGTTCCTGGAGCGGGCCGGACACGAGCTGGCCGAGGCGAGCCGGACGATGACCGCGGTGATCGTGGTCGATCTGGACGGCTTCCGCGAGCTGAACGAGACCCACGGCCACGAGATCGGCGACGACCTGCTGCGCGCGGCGGCCGAGCGGCTGGCCGCGAACGTCCGCGCCAACGACACCGTGGCGCGGCTCGACGGCGACGAGTTCGTCGTGCTGCTGCCCGGGCTGGAGGACGAGCAGGCCGCGGTCGCGGTCGCCGAGCGGGTGCTCACCGAGATGCACCGGCCGCTGGAGTTCGACGGCGTCACGATGAGCGTCCGGGCCAGCGCCGGGGTCGCGATCACCGCGGGCGGCGGGATCGACGCCGTGCTGCGCGAGGCCGACCAGGCGCTGCACCGCGCCAAACTCGACGGCGGCGGCACGGTGCGCCGGTTCGACCCGGAGCTGTTCGCCCTGGAGGAGCAGCGCCGCAAGGCCGAGGGCGACATCCTCCGCGCGCTGGACGTGGGCGAGTTCGAGGTGCACTACCAGCCGATCGTCGACCTGGACGGCGAGCACACCGTGGGCGTGGAGGCGCTGGTCCGCTGGCGGCACCCGGAGCGTGGCCTGGTCCCGCCGGGCGTCTTCCTGGACATGGCGGAGTCGCTCGGCCTGCTCCCCCGGCTCGGCGGCTGGGTGCTGGAGGAGGCCTGCCGGCAGGCGGTGAACTGGCAGCGCCAGTTCCCCGGCTTCGAGATGAACGTCAACCTGTCCGCCTCCCAGCTGACCAACCCGCACCTGGTCGCCGAGGTCCGGGCGATCCTGGAGCGCACCGGGCTGGATCCGGAGCACCTGGTGCTGGAGCTGACCGAGTCGGTCGCGCTGACCGACCTGGTGGAGTCCGCGCGGGTGCTCAGCGAGCTGAAGTCGCTCGGTGTGCGGATCGCGCTGGACGACTTCGGCACCGGTTTCTCCTCGCTCAGCCACCTGAGCGCGCTGCCGGTCGACGTGGTCAAGATCGACCGGTCGTTCGTGCAGGCGATGCCGGACAGCGGCGGCGCGTCGGTGGCCGAGGCGGTGCTGCACATCGCGCGCACCTTCAACCTCGCGCCGGTGGCCGAGGGCGTGGAGGACGCCGCGCAGGCGGAATGGCTGCGGGAGCTGGCGTGCAGCCGGGCGCAGGGGTACCACTTCGCCCGCCCGATGCCGGCCCTCGGGGTCACCGAGCTGCTGGACCGGCAGGCCGACAGGGACATCTGCGCCTGA
- a CDS encoding aKG-HExxH-type peptide beta-hydroxylase gives MHPFRLADAELAGLGAGRPSAGALGVLRRARLSRHLLLLREVRRAVAEDPAWYVRLHALSSDEFRAHCADPMTGLWAARALAALRTGPPAEPGRAALGDLPEPAGHPLSVTCAGRRLTVRLDDRGPLRHLLGLPAAAPLRPDEVARWREHLDAAWTILVTRHPEAAGTLAGVLRVIVPARPDPLAEGVSATSAEAFGAVALSAPASGVQLAVALLHETQHSVLNAVHGLFELVHPGTEPGYSPWREDPRPTFGILHGGYAFLAVTRFWRTELRGGCGGEAEFEFARWRAAVHRMAGRLLGGGRLTAAGARLVTALRDEVEPWLAEPVDPEVVRLADLARADHHARWRLRNLTIAPDDVAAVARAWRAGRAAPAVASVVAPGRRVTDAGSRLRLIRAVLRGDPPAAGSADAACVRGDGAAALTAYREAVRRDRADGAAWSGLALVAPQPALRHRPELVRAAALAAPEADIADLAAWLSR, from the coding sequence TTGCACCCGTTCCGGCTCGCCGACGCCGAGCTGGCCGGCCTCGGCGCCGGCCGGCCCTCGGCCGGCGCGCTCGGCGTGCTGCGCCGAGCCCGGCTCAGCCGCCATCTGCTCCTGTTGCGGGAGGTGCGGCGCGCGGTCGCCGAGGACCCCGCCTGGTACGTACGGCTGCACGCGCTGAGCTCCGACGAGTTCCGCGCCCACTGCGCCGACCCGATGACCGGCCTGTGGGCGGCCCGAGCGCTCGCCGCTCTCCGCACCGGCCCGCCCGCCGAACCCGGCCGGGCGGCGCTCGGCGACCTGCCCGAGCCGGCCGGGCACCCGCTCAGCGTGACCTGCGCCGGGCGCCGCCTGACCGTCCGGCTCGACGACCGCGGCCCGCTGCGCCACCTGCTCGGCCTGCCCGCCGCCGCGCCACTGCGCCCGGACGAGGTGGCGCGGTGGCGCGAGCACCTCGACGCGGCCTGGACGATCCTGGTCACCCGGCACCCGGAGGCGGCCGGCACGCTCGCCGGGGTGCTGCGGGTGATCGTCCCGGCCCGGCCGGACCCGCTCGCCGAGGGGGTGAGCGCGACGTCGGCGGAGGCGTTCGGCGCGGTCGCGCTGTCCGCCCCGGCCAGCGGCGTCCAGCTGGCCGTCGCGCTGCTGCACGAGACGCAGCACAGCGTGCTGAACGCGGTGCACGGCCTGTTCGAGCTGGTCCACCCGGGTACGGAGCCGGGGTACTCACCGTGGCGGGAGGATCCGCGCCCCACGTTCGGCATCCTGCACGGGGGCTACGCCTTCCTCGCCGTGACCCGCTTCTGGCGTACCGAGCTGCGGGGCGGGTGCGGCGGTGAGGCCGAGTTCGAGTTCGCGCGCTGGCGGGCGGCGGTGCACCGGATGGCGGGCCGGCTGCTCGGCGGGGGCCGGCTGACCGCGGCGGGCGCCCGGCTGGTGACCGCCCTGCGGGACGAGGTCGAACCGTGGCTGGCCGAGCCGGTCGATCCGGAGGTGGTCCGGCTGGCCGACCTGGCCCGGGCCGACCATCACGCGCGCTGGCGGCTGCGGAACCTGACGATCGCGCCGGACGACGTGGCCGCCGTGGCCCGGGCGTGGCGGGCCGGCCGCGCCGCCCCGGCCGTGGCCTCCGTGGTGGCCCCCGGCCGGCGGGTCACCGATGCGGGTTCCCGGCTGCGCCTGATCCGGGCCGTGCTGCGCGGCGACCCTCCGGCCGCCGGCTCCGCGGACGCCGCCTGTGTGCGGGGCGACGGTGCGGCCGCGCTCACGGCGTACCGGGAAGCTGTGCGCCGCGACCGCGCCGACGGCGCGGCCTGGAGCGGGCTCGCTCTCGTCGCCCCGCAGCCGGCCCTGCGCCACCGGCCGGAGCTGGTCCGCGCCGCGGCGCTCGCCGCGCCGGAGGCCGACATCGCGGACCTGGCCGCCTGGCTGTCGCGCTGA
- the fxsA gene encoding FxSxx-COOH cyclophane-containing RiPP peptide, which yields METGQPDDGHAPEWQSAMLDVSGSTLAELVARDDSALERCLRRLADDLAGPSEQIAGFNSAL from the coding sequence GTGGAGACCGGTCAGCCGGACGACGGACACGCGCCGGAGTGGCAGTCCGCGATGCTCGACGTCTCCGGATCCACCCTGGCCGAGCTGGTCGCCCGCGACGACTCCGCGCTGGAGCGCTGTCTGCGCCGCCTGGCCGACGATCTGGCCGGCCCAAGCGAGCAGATCGCCGGCTTTAACTCGGCGCTCTGA
- a CDS encoding YbaB/EbfC family nucleoid-associated protein, whose amino-acid sequence MLGGDLGAGDGAPRPRGAAAALADRVATLRASASGADGAILVTVASSGNVTGLQLDERCLGLGAPGLAAEILSTVRRAQSALADRVADAVEQTVGARTETGRAVLDSFARRFPAEPDGWRGPAEPDGWRGPAEPDGWRGPAELGEWSGADAAPVMPAPPPFPSFTATPTLPHQTPGNGFESGRDSRAR is encoded by the coding sequence GTGCTGGGTGGAGATCTGGGCGCTGGCGACGGCGCGCCCCGCCCGCGGGGCGCGGCAGCCGCGTTGGCGGACCGGGTGGCGACGCTGCGCGCGTCGGCCTCCGGTGCGGACGGCGCGATCCTGGTCACCGTGGCGAGTTCCGGCAATGTGACCGGGCTGCAGCTGGACGAACGCTGTCTGGGCCTGGGCGCGCCCGGCCTGGCGGCGGAGATCCTCTCGACCGTCCGGCGGGCCCAGTCGGCGCTGGCCGACCGGGTCGCGGACGCGGTCGAGCAGACCGTCGGCGCGCGGACCGAGACCGGCCGGGCCGTGCTCGACAGCTTCGCGCGGCGCTTTCCGGCGGAGCCGGACGGGTGGCGCGGGCCGGCGGAGCCGGACGGGTGGCGCGGGCCCGCGGAGCCGGACGGGTGGCGCGGGCCCGCGGAGCTGGGCGAATGGTCCGGGGCGGACGCCGCCCCGGTGATGCCGGCGCCGCCGCCGTTCCCGTCCTTCACCGCCACCCCGACGTTGCCGCACCAGACGCCGGGCAACGGGTTCGAGAGCGGGCGGGACAGCCGTGCACGCTGA
- a CDS encoding DUF427 domain-containing protein → MPKAIWNDEVIAESDDTVVIEGNYYFPRASVREDLLIPSDTHTVCPWKGRASYYSLRTDGQTVADAAWYYPDPKPDAAAIRDRIAFRKDVQVQS, encoded by the coding sequence ATGCCTAAGGCCATCTGGAACGACGAAGTGATCGCGGAGAGCGACGACACGGTGGTGATCGAGGGGAATTACTACTTCCCTCGCGCCTCGGTCCGCGAGGACCTGCTCATCCCCTCCGACACGCACACCGTCTGCCCGTGGAAGGGCAGGGCGTCGTACTACTCGCTGCGCACCGACGGGCAGACCGTCGCGGACGCCGCGTGGTACTACCCGGACCCGAAGCCGGACGCGGCGGCGATCCGTGACCGCATCGCCTTCCGCAAGGACGTGCAGGTGCAGAGCTAG
- a CDS encoding SpoIIE family protein phosphatase yields MVLQWDVIGDTEQSVLADPVRLRSVRRLGGRGPDEAFDRVAMLVRKLVDAPIGVVCLVDADKQYLAGQVGMPEPFASDRIMPLTHSFSRHVVVAGEMLVIPDVRADPRMCGNPAITQVGAISYAGAPITDPDGLVVGALCAVDREPRDWTPSEVALLTELAAVCSSEVCLRIARAVAEETQRAAESAHQQLELLTDLTESLAATMDVDEAMGRLGRIVTAGLADWCVVTYADAPGAAPHVSAAHRDPARAADMARLADLAARSRTDLQTVVLAARRHGRPVRHADGPQKLRGRVSDAELAALATAAGLGSSMVAPIISPVRRRVLGAVLLVNGPGRPPFTEAEERIAAEIGRRAGLAVENSRLYREQRHVAEVLQRSLLTELPALPGVELHARYLPAQDGAAVGGDWYDAFAQPDGSVMVAVGDVSGHDIEAAATMGQLRNLVRGNAYGRNDEPGVLLAQLDQTLHGLRVPAAATAVLARVRQSWSGYAIGFANAGHPPPLLLLPDGRVQVWWVPPEPLLGLPLQEPRTTSVRYVPPGSTLVLYTDGLVEDRDQMLDDGVTRLAEVLRSCAVYPGDELCDRLLEVASRRSDDIALLLVRLTG; encoded by the coding sequence ATGGTGCTTCAGTGGGACGTCATCGGCGACACCGAGCAGAGTGTGCTCGCCGATCCGGTGCGCCTGCGTTCGGTGCGGCGGCTGGGCGGCCGCGGGCCGGACGAGGCGTTCGACCGGGTGGCGATGCTGGTCCGCAAGCTGGTGGACGCCCCGATCGGGGTGGTCTGTCTGGTCGACGCGGACAAGCAGTACCTGGCCGGCCAGGTCGGCATGCCGGAGCCGTTCGCCAGTGACCGCATCATGCCGCTGACCCACTCGTTCAGCCGGCACGTGGTGGTGGCCGGCGAGATGCTGGTGATCCCAGACGTGCGCGCCGACCCGCGGATGTGCGGCAACCCGGCGATCACCCAGGTCGGCGCGATCTCGTACGCCGGCGCCCCGATCACCGACCCGGACGGCCTGGTGGTCGGCGCGCTGTGCGCGGTGGACCGCGAGCCACGGGACTGGACGCCGAGCGAGGTCGCGCTGCTCACCGAGCTGGCCGCGGTCTGCTCGTCGGAGGTGTGCCTGCGGATCGCCCGGGCCGTGGCCGAGGAGACCCAGCGGGCCGCCGAGTCGGCCCACCAGCAGCTGGAGCTGCTGACCGACCTGACCGAGTCGCTGGCCGCGACGATGGACGTGGACGAGGCGATGGGCCGGCTCGGGCGGATCGTCACGGCCGGGCTGGCCGACTGGTGCGTGGTCACCTACGCCGACGCACCGGGCGCCGCGCCGCACGTCAGCGCGGCACACCGGGATCCGGCGCGGGCCGCCGACATGGCCCGGCTGGCCGACCTGGCCGCCCGTTCCCGCACCGACCTGCAGACGGTCGTGCTGGCCGCGCGCCGGCACGGCCGGCCGGTGCGGCACGCCGACGGCCCGCAGAAACTGCGCGGCCGGGTCAGCGACGCCGAGCTGGCGGCGCTGGCCACCGCTGCCGGGCTCGGCTCGTCGATGGTCGCGCCGATCATCTCGCCGGTGCGGCGCCGGGTGCTGGGCGCGGTGCTGCTGGTCAACGGGCCGGGCCGGCCGCCGTTCACCGAGGCCGAGGAGCGCATCGCGGCGGAGATCGGGCGCCGGGCCGGGCTGGCGGTGGAGAACAGCCGGCTCTACCGCGAGCAGCGGCACGTCGCCGAGGTGCTGCAACGCAGCCTGCTCACCGAGCTGCCCGCGCTGCCCGGGGTGGAACTACACGCCCGCTACCTGCCGGCGCAGGACGGCGCGGCGGTGGGCGGGGACTGGTACGACGCCTTCGCCCAGCCGGACGGCAGCGTGATGGTCGCGGTCGGGGACGTGTCCGGGCACGACATCGAAGCCGCGGCCACGATGGGGCAGTTGCGGAACCTGGTGCGCGGGAATGCGTACGGCCGCAACGACGAGCCCGGTGTCCTGCTCGCCCAGCTCGACCAGACGCTGCACGGTCTGCGGGTGCCGGCCGCGGCCACCGCGGTGCTGGCCCGGGTCCGGCAGTCCTGGTCGGGGTACGCGATCGGCTTCGCCAACGCCGGCCACCCGCCACCGCTGCTGCTCCTGCCGGACGGCCGGGTGCAGGTGTGGTGGGTGCCGCCGGAGCCGCTGCTCGGCCTGCCCCTGCAGGAGCCGCGCACCACCTCGGTCCGGTACGTCCCGCCCGGCTCGACCCTGGTGCTCTACACCGACGGCCTGGTCGAGGACCGCGATCAGATGCTGGACGACGGGGTGACGCGGCTCGCCGAGGTGCTGCGCTCCTGCGCGGTGTACCCGGGGGACGAGCTGTGCGACCGGCTGCTGGAGGTGGCCTCCCGCCGCAGCGACGACATCGCCCTGCTGCTGGTCCGGCTCACCGGCTGA
- a CDS encoding bifunctional DNA primase/polymerase, with amino-acid sequence MSLTAALAYARHGIPVLPVHTPDRGGCCSCRRGARCDRPGKHPRSRHGVREASTDPRQIQLWWAHWPRANVGLRTGVFMDVADVDSPEGWHGLRHLLGGDVPPGPQVRTGRGGRHLWFHPTGFGNRVRLLPGLDWRGAGGYVLAPPSRHATGTGYTWIRRPGPALPAGPPALLAMIAGPPPAPPAPLAHPDRYAEVALAAAVERVASAAVGCRNDTLNRAAFGLGRLVGAGLLDAAVVGRELTAAARYAGLAPGEIRGTIRSGMRAGARRPFDRPSGHAA; translated from the coding sequence ATGTCGCTCACGGCCGCACTCGCGTACGCCCGGCACGGCATCCCCGTCCTGCCGGTGCACACGCCTGACCGGGGTGGGTGCTGTTCCTGCCGGCGGGGAGCCCGATGCGACCGTCCCGGCAAGCACCCGCGATCGCGGCACGGCGTGCGCGAGGCGAGCACCGATCCGCGCCAGATCCAGCTCTGGTGGGCGCACTGGCCACGGGCCAACGTGGGCCTGCGCACCGGCGTCTTCATGGACGTCGCCGACGTCGACTCGCCGGAGGGCTGGCACGGGCTGCGCCACCTGCTCGGCGGCGACGTCCCGCCCGGCCCGCAGGTGCGCACCGGCCGGGGCGGCCGGCACCTGTGGTTCCACCCGACCGGATTCGGCAACCGGGTCCGCCTGCTGCCCGGCCTGGACTGGCGCGGCGCGGGCGGATATGTGCTGGCCCCGCCGTCGCGGCACGCCACCGGCACCGGGTACACCTGGATCCGCCGCCCGGGTCCGGCGCTGCCGGCCGGCCCGCCCGCGCTGCTCGCCATGATCGCCGGTCCGCCCCCGGCGCCGCCGGCACCGCTGGCCCACCCCGACCGGTATGCCGAGGTCGCCCTGGCCGCCGCGGTCGAGCGGGTCGCCTCCGCCGCCGTGGGCTGCCGCAACGACACGCTGAACCGGGCCGCGTTCGGCCTGGGCCGGCTGGTCGGCGCGGGCCTGCTCGACGCCGCCGTGGTCGGCCGCGAGCTGACGGCCGCGGCGCGGTACGCGGGGCTGGCGCCGGGTGAGATCCGCGGCACCATCCGGTCCGGTATGCGGGCGGGCGCCCGCCGGCCGTTCGACCGCCCATCCGGCCACGCCGCCTGA
- a CDS encoding AAA family ATPase, producing MSSVSPAEEAATVIAAVLGDLRSGRHRGIVVDSPPGAGKSTLVVRAAGELAATGAPLMIVAQTNEQVDDLIERLGARSPEVTVGRLSAVDYQRTDRVREHPNCRVAAKVPDLASPAVTIGTAAKWATVTEGSWPWAIVDEAYQMRSDALLRVAPRFERALFVGDPGQLDPFSTVEVDRWTGLSWDPMQSAVAVLLRHNPDLPVHRLPVSWRLPASAAPVVAEAFYPFTGFRSGTGPGERTLRFERPAETDLDRVLDVAAKTGWGLHELPARFTVRTDAEAAAACARLAARALARGGVAASEAGSGVLTPGRIAIGAAHRDQAAAIRALLPPEAAGVTVDTANRLQGREYDLTVVLHPLSGRRDATAFHLESGRLCVLTSRHRHACVVVTRAGIPELLDAHPSIEPVHLNVPVRFPDGWEANHAMLAHLYRT from the coding sequence GTGAGTTCCGTCAGCCCGGCCGAGGAGGCCGCCACCGTCATCGCCGCGGTGCTCGGCGATCTCCGCTCCGGACGGCATCGCGGCATCGTCGTCGACTCCCCACCCGGCGCCGGCAAGTCGACGCTCGTGGTGCGCGCGGCCGGGGAGCTGGCCGCGACCGGTGCGCCGCTGATGATCGTGGCGCAGACCAACGAGCAGGTCGACGACCTGATCGAGCGGCTCGGCGCGCGCAGCCCCGAGGTGACGGTCGGCCGCTTGTCCGCGGTCGACTACCAGCGCACCGACCGGGTCCGCGAGCATCCGAACTGCCGGGTCGCGGCCAAGGTGCCGGACCTGGCGTCCCCCGCCGTCACCATCGGCACGGCCGCCAAGTGGGCCACCGTGACCGAGGGCAGCTGGCCGTGGGCGATCGTCGACGAGGCGTACCAGATGCGCTCGGACGCGCTGCTGCGGGTCGCGCCGCGCTTCGAGCGGGCGCTGTTCGTGGGCGATCCGGGTCAGCTCGACCCGTTCTCCACCGTCGAGGTGGACCGCTGGACCGGCCTGTCCTGGGATCCGATGCAGAGCGCGGTGGCGGTGCTGCTGCGACACAACCCGGACCTTCCGGTGCATCGGCTGCCGGTCTCCTGGCGGCTGCCGGCGTCGGCCGCGCCGGTGGTCGCCGAGGCGTTCTACCCGTTCACCGGGTTCCGCTCGGGCACCGGCCCGGGCGAGCGCACGCTGCGCTTCGAGCGGCCCGCCGAGACCGACCTGGACCGGGTGCTGGACGTCGCGGCGAAGACCGGCTGGGGGCTGCACGAGCTGCCCGCCCGGTTCACCGTGCGCACCGACGCCGAGGCGGCCGCGGCCTGCGCCCGGCTCGCCGCCCGCGCTCTGGCCCGTGGCGGGGTGGCCGCCTCGGAGGCCGGCAGCGGGGTGCTCACGCCCGGCCGGATCGCGATCGGCGCCGCGCACCGCGACCAGGCGGCGGCGATCCGCGCGCTGCTGCCGCCGGAGGCGGCGGGCGTCACCGTCGACACCGCGAACCGCCTGCAGGGCCGGGAGTACGACCTCACCGTGGTGCTGCACCCGCTCTCCGGCCGACGCGACGCCACCGCCTTCCACCTGGAGTCCGGTCGCCTCTGCGTGCTCACCTCACGGCACCGGCACGCGTGCGTGGTGGTGACCCGCGCCGGCATCCCCGAGCTGCTCGACGCGCACCCGTCGATCGAGCCGGTGCACCTGAACGTGCCGGTCCGGTTCCCGGACGGCTGGGAGGCGAACCACGCGATGCTGGCGCATCTGTACCGGACGTGA